Genomic window (Paenibacillus sp. 37):
AATAAATTCGTTCCGGGTGGTAATGGGCTGGATCTTCAACTATATTTACCCCTTGTGATAACTGTGTTTATTTACTCGTGCTTCATTCAAAGAAAACAAAGAATTTTTCTGGAAAAAACCTCATTTAGTTGTCTTCATATTTTCATTGCATTAATAAGCTGTTTTTCTGCTTGTGTAGTTTTACTTTTGATTTAATCCTAATTGGTGTTACGCTAGCGGGGAGCGTTAAGTTTAAACATAACAGACCAGCTGGCGAGCGGCTGTTTTTAATATGCTAAATGAGCTGTTAAGCTCAGTAGGTATGGAATTTTAAGGATACTATAAAGTCTAATAAAAGAGATTATTAGTCATAATCAACGCAAGTGTCTCAGTAAAAAAAAGTGGAAGTAAAACCCAAAATAAAGATTGCTTAATCAGTGATTGTAAGGTAAGATTCAACTATCAAAAAAATCTAAACGTTTAAACAGCTAATGAACGATGGTTCGTATGCTTAGACAGGAGAGACCTATGAGAAAAACTAGCATAAAGGACATCGCACTTAGGGCTAATGTTTCTATTGCTACAGTCTCCTATGTACTCAACGGCACTCGCAATGTGCGTCCCGAAACGCGCAGAAGGGTCCAGGAGGCCATCGAAGCATTGAATTACAAACCGAACGAGATTGCTAAAAGCCTCCAACGTAACCGTACCAACACAATTGGTGTTATTACGGAGGATGTGACTGTTTTTAACGCTCCGAATATTATCGATGGTATTAACGACTTTGGAGACCGTCACGACCTTCATATCCTGCTGGTTAACCTTAGGCTCGACAAACGAATTGGCCGTAATTTTCAAGACGTCGAAGCTTACCGTAAGTATGCAGGCAGTGCTGTATCTGAACTGCTTGGTAAACAGGTGGATGGTATCATTTACATCGGAGTTCACACTCGCGACTTGACAGGTCTAATCAATGTTGAAGGTAAACCGATTATATACACCTACGGTTACACACAAGACGATATTTCAATTCAGTATAATGATGAACAGGCATCTTATGAAGCGATGTCGTACTTGGTACAAATGGGACACAGTCGCATCGCCATTATTAGTGGTTTAATGGATTCAATCCCTTCAAGACGCCGATTAAACGGTTATTACAAAGCAGTCACCGATTTTGAATTGCCGTTTGATCCTTCCTTAATAAAGATGGGGGATTGGGAAAGAGATTCGGGCTATAGGTACGCTAACGAGCTACTCGACATGGACAATCCGCCGACTGCGATCCTGTCAATGAACGATGTTATGGGCGTCGGGGTTCTTCAGGCCGCGAAGGAAAAGGGGCTAAGCGTTCCTGAAGATATTTCTGTAGTTGGTTTTGATGATCGGGAATTCAGCGATTACCTGAGCCCACGTCTGACAACAATGGGATTACCGCTTCATGAGATGGGATATTTAGCGATAGAAACCCTTTACCGCCTAATCCATGGAGAAGATATTCAAAACCTAACCATGCCGGAATGTCGCTTGATCGAACGCGATTCCGTTCGGAAGCTTAAAAGCTAAAAAGGCGCATGCCAGTTTCCATATATAGAACCAACGCAGGTAGGCTTTGCAATACCAAAGAGGAATTTAAGTTTCTCTTTTCAAAGTAATTTAAACGTTTAACTTAATTCTGATCAATGAAAGGGAGATCTGAGTGACCATTCTTAGTAATGAAAAATTCAGGATCGAGTTTGGTGAACGTGGTACCGTTCAGTCCTTGGTGATGAAAGATGATCCGCATGAGATGAATTGGGTCGTAGATCCTCATTATTTGCAAGAGGTTGGATTCCAAGAGGATGAGGATAAGCTCTTTGGCGAATGGAGTATGCAGTTGAATGATAGGTTTGTTCAAAGCTCGATGTTTGAGCCAAATATTACGAAACATAGCACGAACCATGTTACTGTTGAGTTCAAAGATGTACAGGTCAAGATCTTGTTTTCATATTTGCTGGAAGGCGATCAATTCCGCTGGGGTATCAAACTGACCAATGAATCGGATACGAACATTAAAATTCAAGGGTTGCATGTGTGGTTTTCTCTCGCCTACATTATGTTTCGGACGCAAGATGTTTACCGTAACATGCATGAATCCTGCGCCGTATTTACGCACATCGGGGGGAACTTTGCCAAGTTTGCTGCTGTACGACGAAGTAACGACGGTCCTCATCTGGGAATCTACACGCTCAGAGGGAATACATCCACCATGGGTTCTCATTGTCGTTATTGTAACCGCTTTCTAGAGCAAGTTTCTCCATCTTTGGACGGCTTGTTATTCCACAGACTTTCTTTAGTGGAGGATGGGACCTCATTGAAAGATTTGGTACTTACCGATTGGATCTATAATGACGCTTACAACTCTTTAACGTTAACACCAGGGCAAGCGGAAAATTGGGAGTACGGATTTGTGTCATTCCAGAATCTGACGGATTTCTACCACCAAGGCAAGGTCCTCGGACATCCTCACTGGAGCTTTACACCCGTTGTGCCTGAAGGAGGACAATTCACAGCCTCAGTCCGTTTGCCTAGGGATCTTGAAATAAGGTCGTTAAAGCTATACAGTGCGCCTGGACACCAGAATGGCATTGAAGAGCAGGATATCTCCGCACTACTGGTTCCTTCAGAAAAGTCTATATCACTAGACGTAGGCTCTGATCAAATTAGCAACCTCGTCGTTGAACAGGAGTTCATAGTAACCCTACCCGCTGACGTACCAGGAGAACGTAAGCTGGAGTTGATACTCAAGGACGGACGTCGTGACATGCTGGTTTGGAATGTCCTTGAACCCGTTCATACATTGCTTGAAAAGCGAGCAGAATGGCTGGCAGTAAATAGCTATGAAGGCGGGGAGGCAGCGGTTCGGCCCCATGCGTTCCGTCCGTTATCTAACCAAGGTGAGTCACTGGGAAAATTGGCATTCTTATTGATGAAAAATGGGAGGTCTTCACCTGTTCCCGAGCAGGTTATGAGGGCGGAAGCAGCAGCGGTGCTGGATATGAAGGTGCACTGGTTCATTGAAGGTGATTTGTCCCGGCCGCAAACTTTGTACGGTAACTTTTATCGTATCTACGATTTCGATTATATTGCGCACGTTTTTTATCTATTATCACAAATGGATGAAGAGCTGCTTCATTTGCATTCTCCTTCCAAGTATTTGAAATGGGCCGCCGAAGTTATGTGTTTGCGACTTGATCCAGATTGCCATTCAGGTCAGCGAGAAAAGGACGAATCACGTCTAAATGGTGTGTTTATCCTTTACATACGTGAACTGCTACAAGCGTTGAAAGACAAGGGATATGCTGAATTACATAATCAACTACGACAGCTATGGGATCGCTTTGGTCGGGAAATGGAAATTGGTGTTCGGCACTACGGCGGAGCCGTTACAGAGCACTTTTATGATAATGCCGGATTTGGTCCAACGTGCACAGCATTATGTTTCCTTGGGCATACCGACAAGGCTTCACAATATGGTCAGCTTATTTTGGCAAATATCGGATTCAGCAACGACTATAGGCTGCAGAATCCGGATCGATGGTGGGAAGCACTATCTCCAATGATTCATTCCTTATGGGGCGGACTAGCGGCATCGTCGGCATTGGTTGCGTATGAACATCTCGGTAATACAGAATATCTGGAAGCAGCTTATCGCTCTACAATGGCAATCTTTCATTGCTATGACTGGAATGTAAAATCCACTCCGCGAAGGCTGGCGCAAGGTGAAGCCGCATCGACGTATAGTGTATCTGCACCCAACTTGAACATGCCGGAATTGTCGCGTAATCGTTTTGGGCAATCGGTGTTCGTGGGAGCAGACGATCCGCTGTTTGCCGCTTTGTTCTCCGATGTATCGGGGGATGATTGGGATATGGGTGAGGAATTAGTAGCTTATTTGCTGGGGTTTGGAACTACGACGTACCTCTATCGAGATGAAGGAGGCACTTTAAGATGTGTCAACGGATTCGTGACAGAAGAGCATGATGGTTGGACCGTGAAAAGTTATGCGGCGTATCCGTCCAGGTACGTATTCCGTGAAGAAGACTTAGAGTTCAGAGCTCACCAAGGAACGTTGCAAAAGAGCATTCGCCTGGAAAATGGAAAGTTCTGCGCTTGCCTTTGACGAGTCTCCTAACTTGGCAGTTCCCACTTGTTCTATAAAAGGAAGTACAGACTTGGTTAACGAACAGCACCATATAATCATTCGGATATGAAACAAGACCATGTTTTTAAGTTAAACGATTAAATTCGTTGACTTGAAATAAATAGCATTGAAAAAGGGAGGAAACAAACATGAGGTTTGGTAAGCGCAAGTTGGTTCTGTCTCTCGCATTAACCTTGGCTTTCTCCACGTTAGCAGGT
Coding sequences:
- a CDS encoding LacI family DNA-binding transcriptional regulator; its protein translation is MRKTSIKDIALRANVSIATVSYVLNGTRNVRPETRRRVQEAIEALNYKPNEIAKSLQRNRTNTIGVITEDVTVFNAPNIIDGINDFGDRHDLHILLVNLRLDKRIGRNFQDVEAYRKYAGSAVSELLGKQVDGIIYIGVHTRDLTGLINVEGKPIIYTYGYTQDDISIQYNDEQASYEAMSYLVQMGHSRIAIISGLMDSIPSRRRLNGYYKAVTDFELPFDPSLIKMGDWERDSGYRYANELLDMDNPPTAILSMNDVMGVGVLQAAKEKGLSVPEDISVVGFDDREFSDYLSPRLTTMGLPLHEMGYLAIETLYRLIHGEDIQNLTMPECRLIERDSVRKLKS